The following nucleotide sequence is from Bacteroidota bacterium.
TGGTAAATCATCGGGCGAATTATTATAATATGTTAAAATCACCTTACCATCAATAATATCCGTTTTTTCATCAATAGCTGCTTTTATCTGATAATGTACATCTTGTTGCCAATAACCATCGAACGGTTTTTTGTTTTTCCAGTAGTACGGGTTTTGTTCACTTCGGTAGCTGTATGCAGGCCGAGAAAAATGATCAGGAAGAATTTGAGCATTTACAGAGCCAAAGCCGCTTAAGCAACAGATACCTATAAAAATGATTTGCAGATAACGCATGTTCTTATTTGATTTGTGAAAAATTGTTTACGCAAATATATAACCCTGCCCTTAATAAACATGTATCATTTTATTGCTTTAACCCTTATTCCGGGTATCGGACCTATTACCGGAAAATCGCTGCTGAGCTACTGCGGCAGTGCAGAAGAGATTTTCAGAACAAAAAAATCACAATTGCTCAAAGTTCCCGGAATTGGTGAAGCTGCAGCCGGAGCCATTGTAAATCACGAAGTTTTTGGCCGTGTGGATGAGGAAATGGCTTTTATTGAAAAAAATAAAATTTCCGGATTCAGCTACCTCGATAATAATTATCCGAAACGCCTAAAACAGTTTATCGACGCCCCGCTCATTTTATTTTTTTCGGGCAATGCCGATTTAAATGCTGCTAAAACAATTGGTATCGTCGGCACCCGCAAAGCAACCGAATACGGCAGACATATGTGCGAACAATTGGTTGAGGAATTAAAGAATGAAAATATTTTGTTTGTGAGCGGACTCGCCTACGGAATTGATATTGCTGCGCATAAAGCTTGTGTTAAACGCAATTTGCCCAATATTGGTGTTTTGGCGCATGGGTTAGATATGATTTATCCATATGCCCATAAAGAAACGGCCAAAAAAATGGTGCAGCAGGGCGGTTTGTTAACAGAATCGCTTTCACAAACTAATCCCGACCGCCAAAATTTCCCGAAACGGAATCGTATTGTAGCCGGTATGGTGGATGGACTCATTGTGGTTGAAACTGCTGAAAATGGTGGTGCTGTGTTAACTGCGCTGTTGGCGAATGAATATAATAAAGATGTGATGGCAGTCCCGGGAAATACCACAAGTGCGGTTTCAAAAGGTTGTAATGCCTTAATTAAAACAAACAGAGCCGCAATTATTGAAAATGGAAATGATGTTATGGATGTATTAGGATGGCGTAATCCAAATGAAAATACTACAGTTAAACAAACATCCTTATTTAACGATTTAAGTGAAGATGAACATGCTATTTTTTCGCTGATTAAAGATACCGGTGAAATAGGTATTGATGACCTTACCTTCAAATCACAAAAAACACCGGGAACAGTTGCAGGGGTATTACTTAACCTCGAGTTTTACGGACTCATTGCCAACTTACCCGGTAAAAGATTCAAAGTATTGTAATGTCTGAAACGCAGTAAAATCAAGCCTGACAGCAAAATTATCAAAACCGTTGCGTGAGGGTTGAAAAATATTTTTCGAAATTTACTCTGCTAATTAATTACTTCATTTCACAACGATTTTATACCATTTCACGCGAAGTGGGTTGTGCAGGTATATTATCCTTTCCATCTTGCAGCATCAATTAACATTTTACTCAAATAATCCTATTATGAAAAACAAAATTACACTGTTGCTGAGTTGTTTTTGCGCTACTTACATGTGGGCACAAACTCCTGGTACTCAAATTATTCTTCAAACCCATGGGGGTTCAATTAATTCCATTATAACCGGTGATATTAATGGGGATGGAACAGATGAATTTATCGAAAACATGGGCAATACTTTTTTGATAAAATATAATAATGGTGGATCACTTTGGCAAAATAGTTATACCATAAATGAAATGGCAAATTATTACAGTAGTGAAATTGTTGTTACAGATATTAATGCGGATGGTTTTAATGATATTATTACCTATTCATCATTATACAGTAATTGCAAATGGCTGGAAAATCCAACTGATGGTTCAACAAATTGGACCGAACATACTGTAATAGGTAATTATCATTTTATGATGGGTGTTTTTGATGTAGATGGCGATTTAATGCCGGATATATTTTTAGAAAATTTAGGTGGCACTTTGGGCTGGGTAAAAAATGTGGATGGTGAATTTACAACGTTCACAACTATTCCTGATACATACAGCGCAACACAGGCAAAAGGAATTGCAGATTTTGATCAGGATGGCGATACAGATATGACCCTTTATTTTGATGATTGCTGCATAAAATATTTTAGAAATAATAGTAATGGAACTTTTACCGCTTTAACAGTATCAAGCGATGAATATCAGAATGATATTATCGTTACTGATACGAATGATGATGGTTTCGCTGATATCGTTTATAATTATTACACCGGATATGATGTGGCAGTATTTAATTCTGTTACTAATGTATTTGGACCATCAGCAGTTTTTGGAACTTATTTTGCAGTTCAAACCACATTTAGTGATATAGACGGTGATGGTGATGATGATTTTATTGTAATAAGTGACGAAGGTGTTGAAGGTTTTTACTCATTAAAATATCGTGAAAATAATGGTGGTTTTGGAATCTTAACAACATTGAATGATTCAATCCCTCAACGTGATGGTAAATATTATTTTTACGATTATAATTTTGATGGCAGATCAGATTTATTTTCTACATTACTTGGTAAAATATATGTAGACACAAGCAATTTTGTTACTGATGAAATTAGTGCAGAATTTTCTCCAGAATCTAATTATTTACGTATGGATTTAATTCGTTATTTCGATGTGAATAATGATGGTGATGAAGATATTATGCTGGCAAATAATGATGGTGTTGTTGGTTGGATAGATTATGATGAAATTAATGATACAATCGACAATGTGCATCACTTACCAAAAATAGATGCAAGCCCCTACCCTGTTGCCTTTCAGGAAGCCGACCTCGATAACGATGGCGACATGGACCTGGTTTCGAGTTTTAAAAGTTTTTATGGTGGTGAACAGATTTCCTATTATTTTTTAAATAATGGCACCGGCAATTTTACGATGTATAATTTCAGTGACCATGCATACGGTCAGTTATATTTTTTAGATGCTGATGAAGATGGTGATTTAGATTTTGTTGGATACGATATTTCAGCTAAAAGTCTTGTTTTATATTTAAATACCGGAATTCCAACTGCCCTCTTAAGCTTTTCATCTACCCTTTCAACCGGAACAGTTTATGGTGCTGATATGTCTGACTATGATAATGATGGTGATTTAGATTTTATTCATAGTAAATATGCAAATACTTATTTACAGGTAATTAAAAATGAACCCGGATTGGCATTTAGTCCTTCAACAATGTTAGTTACACATGGTTGCACAACTGCAACATTAGTTTACACAGAAGATTTTGACGATAATGGTTTAATAGATATCGGATACACCTGTAATACAGGTACTTTTAATGTTAAATTAAACATAGATGGTGACTATGTTAGTAATTCTTATGGTTCATCTGTTGGATCCTTGGGTTATGGGCCTTCCTACACAACAACGGCGGATGTAAATCAGGATAATGTTGAAGATTTTATTGTTTCATCATATACAACCGGAACACATTTTAAATTATCAGATGGTCCGGGAATATATCTTACAACGGACTATACTTTTTCACCGGATTATGGTCGTTTTGCTTATGTTAATGATAACGATATTATAGATTTTATAGGAACAAGTAATACCGCTTTATACATAATATATGATGTAACAACTGTTGCACCGGATATCACCGTTACCGATCCTGCAGTTTTATGGCTGGAAGAAGGTGGTGCAACTGCTACTATTTCAATTGTTGCCAATACCATTCCGGCAAATGATTTAGAAATTTCATTTGTCCCTGATGCAACCATTAATTGTGGTGCAGGTGAAGGTTTACCATTTATAATTACTATTCCAAACGATTCCACTGCATTAATTCCACAAATTATTACATGTTCAGTTCCTGAAGACATTGAAGTAGAAAATATTTACAACCAGTCTGTTGCAATTACCACCTCCGCACCAACATGGGGCATGTTTGCGGGTTTAATTGATGATTCATTCGAGTTTATGATTTCAGATAACGATTTTGGTTTATTTGTTTCTCATACCGGCGTTAGTTTAGCTGAAGGTGTTGCTGCAACAACAATTGAATTTAATATCAATAAAGTAGTTTCCGACCCGGTTGAATTAACAATTAATCCGGATGCTGATATTGCATTAAATGGTGTATTAGGTACAGCTGCTGTAATCGATATCCCAACAGGATTAGGTGCAGTTGCAACCTTCAGTTATACTGTGGCAAATACTAATGATTATGTAGACGAAAATAGTGTTATTGAATACGTAAAGTACGATTTCAGCAGTGCAGATATGTATATCAACGATTTTATTGCCGACAGTCTCGAAGTAACATTAACCGATAACGACATAGCCAACGTGATTCGCGTGTCAGGTGGTGCGGTAATTACCGAAGGTATTGAGGTTTTCCCGCTTGACGTTAAAATAACCTCTGCTCCAACATCAGATGTGTTTGTAACCCTTACCCCAAATATTCAATTAGATTTAGGAGCAGGTGCAGGAATGCCGGTTACCCTAACTTTTAGTGCAGGTTTAACTATCCCTGATGCTATTACAACAAATGTTTATGCTGTTGAAGATGGTATTTCAGAACCATTACATTCAGGTATTATTGCATTTACTATTACCTCTGACGACCCGTTATATAATGATGAATTATTGGGTAATCTTACCATTAGTATTGAAGATGTGGAAACCGTTGGTATTGATGGACTTGTATCAGATGAAACAATAATTATCACACCAACTGTCGGAACAGGTTTATTTGAAGTTGCACTTTCAGAAACTGTTTCTTCAATAATGGTTGTAAATACATTAGGGCAAACAATTTTTTCAGAAGAAAATAATGGAAAAACAACCCAAACAATTGACCTTACCGGTTTACCTGCAGGCACATATTTTATTTCTGCAATCAGCTCAGATGCTGTAACTACAACTCCTTTTCATATAACCCATTAAAAACAGCGGTTTTAAAATTCAAACGCGGAGCATTTACTCCGCGTTTTTTTATGCACAAAACGGTGACCTAAGTTATTTCTTTCACAAAAAACACTGCCGTATCTTTGCACCTGAAACAACCCTTATTATAAATACTATGAAAGAACAAGGTCTTAAAAACCCCACGGCAACGCTTAGCAGTATTGGGCTTCAGCATAAAGCAACTGCCTATTGGAATCTCACCCCTGCTGAGTTGGTTGAACATACTATTGCCCGTGGAATGGGCGTTTTAGCCGATAGTGGCGCTTTAGTTGTAGACACCGGAAAATTCAGAGGTCGTGCTCCTAAAGATAAATTTACCGTTAAAGACAGTAAAACCGAAAACACTGTAGACTGGAATAACTTCAACATTCCTACAGAACCTGCAGTTTTTGAAAAATTATATCACAAGGTATTAAATTACCTTAGCGACAAAGACATTTGGGTGCGCGATAACTATGCCTGCGCAGAACCTCAATACCGTTTAAACATCAGAGTTATCAACGAATACCCTTGGGGTAATTTGTTTTGCGATAATATGTTTCTCCGCCCTTCAGAAGCGGAAATTAAAACGCAAAATCCGGACTGGCTTATTGTTAATGCACCGGGTTTTCAGGCTAATCCTGCTGAAGACGGCACCCGCGAGGCCAATTTTGCCATGATTGATTTCACTAAACGTATCATCCTGATTGGCGGCACCGGCTATACCGGAGAAATGAAAAAAGGTATTTTCACCGTACTCAACTACTGGCTACCGCAGGAACAGGGCGTTTTAAGTATGCACTGCTCTTCAAATGTGGGTAAGGATGGTGATGTAGCCGTATTTTTCGGACTTTCAGGAACCGGAAAAACAACACTTTCTGCTGATCCTAACCGCCGTTTAATTGGTGATGATGAACATGGTTGGACCGAAGACAGCGTTTTCAACTTCGAAGGCGGATGTTATGCTAAATGTGTGAACCTGACCAAAGAAAATGAACCTCAGATTTTTAATGCGATAAAATTTGGTTCTATCCTCGAAAACATTGAGTTTTTCCCGGGAACACGCAATGTCGACTTTGCCAATATCACTAAAACCGAAAACACCAGGGTAAGCTACCCTATCGAATATATCGATAATATTATGACCCCAAGCAAAGGTGGTCTGCCAAAAAATATCTTCTTTTTAACTTGCGATGCATTCGGTGTATTGCCTCCAATCAGCAAACTTACTCCGGGTCAGGCAATGTATCAGTTTTTAAGCGGCTATACAGCAAAAGTTGCCGGAACAGAAGCAGGTGTTACTGAACCACAGTTAACATTTTCAACTTGTTTTGGTGCTCCTTTCCTCCCCTTACATCCAACAAAATATGCTGAAATGTTGGGAGAAAAAATGCGCAAACACAATGTAAATGTATGGCTGATTAATACCGGCTGGACTGCAGGTCCTTACGGTACCGGTCACCGCATGAAATTGTCGTATACCCGCGCTATGATTACCGCTGCATTAAACGGCGAATTGGACAATGTTCAATTTGTTGCGCATGATATTTTCGGACTATTAATGCCGGCTACCTGTCCTAATGTGCCTGCAGATATTCTGAATCCACGCAACACCTGGAACGATAAAGCCGCATACGACCAAAAAGCGTCGAATCTGGCAGCTCAATTTGTGAAAAATTTTGAAAAATACGCTGATAAAGCAAATGCAGAAATTTTAGCTGCAGCACCAAAAGTGTCAGCAAGCGTATAATATTTTTAATATTCGTTATGACCCACTGCAAAATTTGTAGTGGGTCACTTTTTTATACTAAAACAGGGTAATTTAACGTTAGTCAAAAAAATATCAGCTATGAAAAAGTTTGTTTTACTCCTACTGTTTGGTGCCGTAGTAATTGGCACCGGTTCTGGTTTTCAGCGCATAAAACCTATGCAGAAATTCATGAAAAAAGAAGGTTTTGTTTTTGTTCCTTCCGGTACAGTTACCATTCAGGGAAAACCAACCACCATACAATCTTTTTTTATGTTGGCAGGCGAAGTAACAAACAAACAATACAATGCCTTTTTAAGCGACTTGCAACAACAGGGCAAAACTGCTGAATATGAAATTGCGAAAATTGTCCCTGAAAAATGGAAACTGGATAATGCTTCCATGGAAAATATGGTTAAATTGTATCATGTGCACGAATCGTTTACCAATTATCCTGTAGTAAATATATCGCAGGAAGGTGCCCGATTATATTGTAAATGGTTGGAAGAAAAATACAACGCTGCAGGTTATCAAGTTAAAGTACGGTTACCATTGGATGCTGAATGGCAATATGCCGCAAAAGGTGGTAACGATAACAATATTTATGCTTGGTCAGGAAGTGAATTACGCAGTTCAAAAGGTTTGTATTTAGCCAATTTCAAAACAGAAAAGGTGAGCGATGATGGTGGTTATTTTACAGCTATCACAAAATCGTATAATCCAAACGACTATGGCTTGTACAACATGTGTGGCAACGTAAGTGAATGGACCAGTGATGATGCCATGTCGAAGGGTGGCAGCTGGTGGAGCGATCCCAAATATCTTAAAATTGATGCGCCACAGGAATTTGGTAATTCGTTACAAGCTTCCCCATTTATTGGTTTCAGGCCGGTTATTACTGTAACAATGAATTAGGATAACTCAAAAATCACAAGTTATTGAGGTGGTAATATTTTCGCTTAGACGGTTCTCAAATTAATTTGCTACTTTTAAACATAATTTTTAATTATGCGCCTGAGTAAATTAGCCCTGTTAATTGTTATCATACTATCTTTTGCATTTTCCTCAATAAATAAATCCCCAAACCGATTTCTTAAAAATGAAGGATTTGAATTAATTCAATCTGCGGGCTCAACTGATTATTATATATCAGCTACCGAAATTACCAACAAACAATATTTACTTTTTTTAAATGATTTGAAAGCAGCCAATAACACTAAAGATTTGGCAATTGCTACGGTTGACTCATTGCAATGGCAAAATGAATTTTCTTATAATGCCCCTTATACCAATTATTATTTTCGCCATATTGCATATGAAAACTATCCTGTAGTAAATATTTCATACGATGCAGCAATTTTATATTGTAATTGGCTACAACTAAAGTATCAAAAATCAGGATATGATGTTATTGTTCGCCTGCCGACTGAAGCAGAATGGATTAATGCAGCAAAAGGTGGTAATGCCAATAATATTTATGGATGGGATGGCAATGACTTAACAGATAAAAAGGGTAATTATCTATGTAATTTTGCAGTGCAAGATTCAACAAATGACATATTAACACCTGTAAAATCTTTTAAGCCAAATAAATTCGGATTATACAATATGAGTGGCAATGTAGCTGAAATGTTATCGATAAAAGGAGCTCATAAAGGCGGCAGTTGGAACAATGCCATTGAACTCCTAAAAATCGATGCAGTTGATCCGTATACCGGCATATCTTCACCTTTACCTACAATTGGGTTCAGACCATTAATTGAATTGAATATAACAGCAAACTAAATCGAATGATTAAAAAATTTACTTTCTATTTATTATTACTTGTTGGCCTCGGATTTAATAATCAGGCCAATGCGCAAACTGCCTGCACTGATATTGTAATCCCGGATGTAATCACACCAAATGGTGATGGCATTAACGATTTATTGATTATCACCTGTATCGAAAATTATCCGGATAATGAGTTAACCGTTTATAGCCGCTGGGGCGAAATTGTTTATCATGCAATTGGTTATTCCAACAACTGGGATGGTTATGCTGAAAAAAATAAAAGTCCACTACCCGATGGCACTTATGTATTTATTTTAAAAGCAAAAATGAATGGTGAAGAAAAACAACTAACCGGAAACTTAACCATTACAAGATGATTAAACAATTACACTTAATTGTTTTACTTTTTTTATTTACAAATGAAGTGCTGAATGCGCAACAACCCTTTTTTACGCAATTTAATGAAAACCCGATTGTATTAAATCCTGCATATACCGGGAATAGTTACCATTTAAATATAAGAGGTCAATATAAAACGTTGTGGACAGGCTTGGAAACTACTCCTTCCACCGCTATAATTAGTGCCCACAGCCCAATTGGGATAAGCAGTTCATCTATTGGTATTATAGTATTGCATGATGTTTTCGGAATTAGTAATACCAATGCGGTTACGTTAAATTATGCTTATCGTTTTCAAACAACATTTGGCAGAATTGTAGTAGGTGCTGATGTATCTGCAACTAATTATCAGCAACAACTTACAAAAACGCATCCCGGCATGAGCAACGACCCTGCTCTGGCTGCAGATTTTAATGCCATGTATATGAATGCCGGATTTGGAGCAGCATGGGAAAATGAAAATGGTTATTTCGGAATTGCAATGCCCGGTATGTTAAATCCATCTAAAACAAAAGAAATAAATGATACCATTACTTTTATGCCTGCGCAACTTAATATCAATGGCGCATATAAATTTACATTAAATGAGGCATGGGAAATGGAGCCTGCTATGAGTTTTAGTTATATCGATAAATTACCATCACAAATGGCTTTACTTTTTTCGTTTGAATGGGATAATACTGTTGGATTTTTAGTGGGATATCGAAGTAGTAATGTTTATTCTGCAGGTGTTAAATTTCATTTTATGGATAATTTTTTAATCGGATATAATTACGATTATTACGCGTCAACATTAAATGTTTTAGGTGGTGGCCACGAATTAGTTTTAGGATTTGATTTAAATAAACCGGAAGGAGAATAAATTATGGTTTGTGTTTACGCTCCTGATTTAATTGATCAATCTGAATACACCTTAAGTGAACCGGAATCACATCATGTTACCAACGTATTACGTTCAAAAATTAATGATGTTATCCAGTTAACAAACGGACAAGGGAAATTATTTAATGCAATAATTACTGAAGTGCATAAAAAAAATACCCGTGTTCAAATTACTGCTCATCAAACTTTTACAAGGCAACCCGGCGCAATACATTTGGTAATTGCACCTGTTAAAACAAATGAACGTTTGGGTTTTTTATTGGAAAAATTAACGGAATTGGATGTTGCTTCAATAACACCTATATTGACACAAAACGGAGAGCGACGCGTATTTAACCACGATAAGGAAATGCATCATCTGGTAGCAGCAATAAAACAATCTAAAAACCCGTTTTTACCAATACTGCATCCCTTAATAAAATTTGAACAATATTTAACAGGAAGTAAACTAAACCTAGCACAAAAATTGATTTGTCATTGTCGCGAAACACCTAAACCGCTTTTAGCAAATACCTATAAAAAGGGTAATGATGTAATTGTTTGCATTGGTCCGGAAGGTGATTTCACAAAAGAAGAAGTTATTTTTGCTGAAGGGCATGGATTTAATTCCGTAAGTTTGGGTGATGGTGTATTACGCGCTGAAACTGCCGGAATTGCCGCAAGTATGATTGTTAAAACCTTGAACCAGATAAAATGAAACACAAAATTTTAGGATTGACCGGTTTGGTTGCAATGGCATTGTTGATGTCGTTTGCCCCAATTGCACCGAGCAATTCTATCGCTTTATTAAAATATAATGGCGGTGGCGACTGGTATGCCAACCCAACCTCATTACCAAATTTAGCTGCCTTTTGTAATAAAAACCTCGATTTAAACATTAACACCGACCCGCCAACGGTTGAAGTGGGTAGTCCCGATTTATTTAATTACCCATTCTTGCATATGACAGGCCATGGCAATGTGGTTTTTTCGACTGATGAGGCACAAAATCTGAGAACGTATTTAATTGCAGGCGGTTTTCTGCATATAGATGATAATTACGGTATGGACCCTTTTGTTCGTCCTGCCTTAAAAAAAGTGTTTCCTGAACTCGATTTGGTGGAATTACCTTTCACCCACCCGATATTTCACCAGAAATATGAGTTCAAAAACGGATTACCTAAAATACATGAACACGACAATAAACCACCACAAGCTTTTGGCTTATTTTGGGAAGGCAGACTCATTTGTTTGTATACCTATGAATGCGACTTAGGCGATGGCTGGGAAGATCCTGACGTACATAAGGACCCTGAGGAAGTTCGCCAAAAAGCCCTGCAGATGGGCGCTAACATCCTCCAATACGTTTTTATGAATAACTCGGGCAACTGAATACCTTACACCACACACAACATTTAACAATAATTTCCTACTTTCGTATTTGGGGGTGGGGGTAATTTTTTAAGTTAACCTTTCAAAGTTCAGGATGAAATCCCAAAAGGATGAAGTAATGCAGATTTTACTGGTGGAAGATAACCCCGGTGATATCCGATTAACGCAGGAAGCCCTGAAAGAGGGCTCCATTCGTAATGAATTGCATGTGGTAAAAGATGGCGTTGAAGCTATTGATTACCTTAAACGAAAAGGGAAATATACCAACCAGCCCACACCCGATATCATTCTCCTTGATTTAAATTTACCACGCAAAGACGGCCGTGAAGTATTGGCCGAAATTAAAGCTGACGAGAACCTTAAATTAATTCCGGTGATTATTCTGACAACATCCGATGCTGACCTGGATATACAAAAGAGTTACAAATTGCACGCAAATTGTTTTATCACCAAACCTGTCGACCTTGACCAGTTTATTTTTATTATCCGACAAATAGAAACATTCTGGTTTACTGTGGTAAAACTTCCGGCAAAAAAATTTTGAAGCCCTAAAAAATGGAACCTAAACAAACAACCAACATTTTACTCATCGAAGACAACCCTGCTGATGCACGATTAGTCGAAATTTATCTGAATGAATCCACACTGCTCATCCCTAAAATTTCACGCGTAGCCGAACTGAAAAAAGGTTTATTTATGCTCGAAGAAAGCGACTATGATGTTGTTTTACTCGATTTAACCTTACCCGATAGTTCAGGTTTTGATACCGTA
It contains:
- a CDS encoding response regulator; amino-acid sequence: MKSQKDEVMQILLVEDNPGDIRLTQEALKEGSIRNELHVVKDGVEAIDYLKRKGKYTNQPTPDIILLDLNLPRKDGREVLAEIKADENLKLIPVIILTTSDADLDIQKSYKLHANCFITKPVDLDQFIFIIRQIETFWFTVVKLPAKKF
- a CDS encoding DUF4159 domain-containing protein; its protein translation is MKHKILGLTGLVAMALLMSFAPIAPSNSIALLKYNGGGDWYANPTSLPNLAAFCNKNLDLNINTDPPTVEVGSPDLFNYPFLHMTGHGNVVFSTDEAQNLRTYLIAGGFLHIDDNYGMDPFVRPALKKVFPELDLVELPFTHPIFHQKYEFKNGLPKIHEHDNKPPQAFGLFWEGRLICLYTYECDLGDGWEDPDVHKDPEEVRQKALQMGANILQYVFMNNSGN